Within Candidatus Thorarchaeota archaeon, the genomic segment CCTCATGGCCACTCTTGCCCTCTGGCTTGATCTCTCGAGAGTGCATTATCATACCATATGCAGGCTCATTATTTCCCACGTACCACTTGCTTGGTGCATGTCCATACTTTGCAAATGGCTGGTAATTATGTCTGACGAGAAGTTCGTTAATTCGATTAATGCTCTCCTGCATCTTGAGAAGGCTCTGGTCATGAATCCCATAGCCCTCGAACAATGCGAGCTGAACACCTTCCTGTGGATTTCGCTTTGGCAGTTTGATACGAATGTTCTTCATTCGTTCGACCTCATCGGGAGGCAGCAGCGTAAAGTCGGTGATCTCTCTGAGGTCATCAGAATAGTCCTCGGGGAACTGTAGAATGAGTAAGGGTAATTGTAGGTCCTCTCGTATATCTGGGTGAGCCTCCACAAGAGCCTCTCCGTATTTGATCGGACTCTTGTCTTTGATCATCTTAGTGAGTGCCTGTCCCAGTGCGGTCGCATCATCAAAGTGGGCAACTGCACCTACGACATCCAGTTCCGTGAGTGGTCTGATGGCCACGCGCAGTTCGGTGATGAATCCAAGTGTCCCATGAGAGCTTGCAATGTCATTGAGCGTGAATCCAAGTCGATTGAGTTCGTTCTCGAGAGCGGCATCATTGCTTCGGACACCCTGATGATCGACCTCGATTTTTCGTCCATCATAGAGTGTCATTCTGACTCGAATTGTGTTGTCTCGCATGGTGCCATTTACCCATGTGTCATTGCCACCACCATCTGTGTTGAGGATTCCTCCTACTGTGGCAATGTCCCTACTACTTGGTGCTACATAGAATTTGTATCCGCGAGGCTCAAGAATCTCATTGATGTCATCCGGGCTCGCTCCGGGCTGGACATCCACATACCCCTCCTGCTCGTTTATTGTGAGGATCTTGTTCATTAAGAGGGTGCTGACGATGATCCTCTCAGTGTTGCCCCCAGTACATGCCCCACTTAGACCCGAGCCTCCACCCTTGACCGTGACATTCAGTCTTTGTTCTCGAGCCTGCGCAAGAGCCTCATCTACATCACCATCGGTCTTTGGATAATGGACTCCCTTGATCTTCTTGAAATCTAATCTATAGAATATTGATGCGTTTGCACCAATGACAACATCTCTGATCTTCATTGTCTATTCCGCCTCCTCTTGGTACGCCTGGTCTATCATCTCTACGATATCTCTGGTTTCGATTCCCGCGCTCAAGAACTGCTCTCTACATGATGGGCAACATGTTACTACAGGTGTGCCATCAAGACGCTCTTTGCTCCTTCGTACCTCGATGATTTTGTCGCTCAGGTCAGGGTCTGTCATTCTCACGAGACCTCCGCCTCCACAACATGAGAGGTCCATCTCCCGGAAGTTGACACCGACCTTCTTCATGACGGATCGTGGTTCGGTCTTTACCTTGCTGATCCTGTGTAGTTCACATGGGTCATGGTACGCAAACTCTTCGCCACCACCCAACTTTGGAGGGTTCTTCAGCATTCTGTCAAAATACTGTGTATTGTGCAGGGCTTCGATCCCCTCAAGATTATGATGTTCTCTTAACTGAATTAAGCATCCCGGGCAGCCAGTGATCACAGTCTTGACCTGTGCATCTTGCATGACTTCCCGATTGTGCGATCTGAGTACTTCGGCGCCCTCATCATCGCCCATCAGATATAATGGGTGACCACAACAGAACTCCTCGGCACCCATCACAAGATAGTCCGTTCCTATCCGTTCTAGGTTACGAAACAACGCCTTGACAACATCCATCTGACTTCCTCTAAAGGACATCAGGCAACCAAGGAATACCATGACCTCTGCTGTCTTCCCCGGCTGGTAGACTCTATCTTCGATATCTGGTATCTCATCGATCAGTTCGTCCATCCAGAAGACCGCCCTGTCTTCTTGGTCCAGTCCATAGATGTTCTTTGAGGCGGCAAGCGATTTCCTGAGAGTCTGAAGATAGTCAAACTCTTGCGGGGCCGTCTTAAGAGCCTTGGCACGTTGTTCGTGGTAGATGTGTAGAAGGTCAACATCGGAGGAACATACTTCCTCACAACGCCCACACATGGTACACTGGAACAATAATCTCCTAAACTCTTTGGCGAGTTCTTCGTCATCCTCGATCAGATCCCAGACCTGTAAGAGGTAGGTCTTTGCACGAGGTGTGAACTTTTCATCTTCTCGTGCAGTGAACAGGGGACAGTATTTGATGCAGGAACCGCACCTGACGCATTTATCAAATGACATATGGGGCACCATGTTATTTTGTAACTTGGAAATTCAATATGCAATATAAATAGGAATGTCGGTACGGTCGTTTTTTCTCTCTGTTGTGTGATCGTACTACTTCACTGCTCTTTTCGGCGCATATATATGAGATTTCATGGCGAGGAACTCGGGTCGCCTAACTGGCCCTAGGACTGGTTGACTATGAATCGACGCAAGGCTGCTTCAGTATTCCTCATTGTGGCAATCATATCTACCGCGACATTGGTTATTTTCCACGATGTTATCTTGCCTCCAGCTCCTCCGAAAGGGCCTACTGAGGAAACGACAGAGATTGTGTATGACCCCTTCAATGATCTATCTTGGTGGGACATAGCCTCAGAGTTAGGTGATATTGGGGATATCATGACGCCCCTGCTGAAGTTCGCCACCATTGGGAATCGCTTTGACGAGACCGCTGGCTATTATTCTGCTGCACAATATGTTATGGGTTATTTCAACGGTCTTGGAATTGATGCATCCTATTGGGGTAATCACGACTCTGTTGTGGCACATCAGCAAGGATATGGTACCGATAAACGTGCGATTGTGTTTGGTGCCCACTTAGATAGTGGCGAAACCGGTATTGGTATTGAACAAAACGCTGGTGGTGTGGCGGTTGTCATGGCCATTGGGACAATACTCAGTCACTATCGGCTTCCAATAGATGTCTATTATTGCTTCTTTGCAGGGAACATGGTCTTTCTTGATGAGCAAAAAGTAGTACGAGCTATGTGGGGATCAAAAGAGATTTCAGCTCAACTGGCCGCAGATGATGTTGATGTTATTGCATTTTACAATTTTGACGAACTTCTATTACGGGATCCTCTACAGCCAGAGAGCAGTCGTCTTCTTGCAGAGCACAATATAGAGTCGACTTATGGGTATCATAAGACCACATACTTGGGCGACCTTCTGAACTCCTTCATGAAACAGGCAGGACTCAATATTATGTCTGTAGTCGAGAGTTCGACTACGCAGACCGACCATACCTCCTTCTGGGCCAAAGGATTTCCTGCTATTAATGTTAAGAGTGGTCATCAACCCAATCCCGATTTTCCAGTTCCTGATACGCCCCATAGTAATGGATACAATATGACTCAGGCCCTGTATCTCGCTAAGGCTGCCGCGTCAGTCGCAGTCTTTCTTGGAATGCAAGGTAATGGTCAACCAACACAGGAACTGATTAAGACCACGCTTCAGCCCGGAAACTCCACAGTTCATTATGCAGTTATGACCTCTGTTCAAAAGCCTGTGATCCATGGCACAGTGTCTAATACTACGGTCTTGAAGATGGCGACCGTTTCAGGTTCTTCTCTACTAAAGACGAACCTTAATCCCGGCAATGTGTCCATTACCAGCGATACGGATGCTCCGCTCGGGATTATTCGCGTCACACTTACAAATCCGGGTTCTACTAATGTGACCCTTTCACTCTATCTGGAGTATGTACAGGATACCGATGGTGACTCTACCCCTGATAGTGAGCAATATTCCTGGCCTCCTCCCGATCCACCACTCGATTGGGATGGAGATGGTCTGTCGGATGTCGATGAACTCTCGAACCATACCGACCGTTTTTCAAAGGACACCGATCGAGACTCTATCTCTGACTATATCGAGATCATTAACGGAATGGATCCTCTGAGGGATGACACAGCTGAAGATCTGGATGGCGATGGACTGAATAACCTTCAGGAAATAAATATTGGCACTTCTCCCATCTCCAATGACACTGATTCGGACTCGCTTCCTGATGGATGGGAGGTTAAGTTCAAGACAAATCCACTTGTCAACGATGCTCTCGATGACCCAGATAATGATACACTAACTAATTTGGCCGAGTATCAGCATGGTTCTGATCCTTTATCTATCGACGGTGATCATGATGGCCTTACCGATGTTGAGGAGGTTACACGAGGTATGAATCCACTCAATCCTGATACTGATGGTGATCAGCTCAATGATTTTCTGGAGGTTCGAAATCACATTGATCCCTTGAACCCGGACTTTGATCATGACTTTATCCCTGATGGAGTTGATCCCAACCCAAAGGTCAATCAAATCTTGATCATCTTGCTATTGTCGATAGTGCCAATATTTGTTGGTTCTGTTGTCATGTGGCGTAAGATTCGCTAAGCACATGTTATGATTCCCGCCTGTAAACGTCTGATTGCTGTTGTTTACTTCAATTCAAATTAAAAAGAAAAGGAGTATGTGGGGAGGTATTCCCCACATGGTCTTACTTTGTCTAGATTGGAGCCTTGGGAATGTAACCCTTTTCGTACAGCATCTCTGAGGCCGCACGCGCAACGCGGATCACATCTTCAGCATGCTTGTACAGGTCTTTTTCTTCCCACTCTCTCTTTGCAATTCCCTGTTCAATGGCCTTCATACCCACAGCAGTTGCCTCTGCTGGATAGAGTTCCCATTGGTCCATTGTTGGAATGACCTTCTTGTCACTGGCGCTCTTTGCACCAAGATTTGCAAGAGCCTGAGCAGCAGCAATGCACATCTCATCAGTGATTGTTGATGCTTGGACATCAAGTGTACCTCTGAAGATTCCTGGGAATCCTAGAGAATTGTTGATCTGGTTATCAAAGTCACTTCGACCTGTACCGACAATACGAGCTCCGGCATCAATGGCGTCCCATGGCCAGATCTCAGGAAGCGGATTGGCACATGCATAGACGATTGCATCCTGTGCCATCTTTGAGATCCATTCCTTCTTGATGGTCCCCGGAACTGGAGTCGAAGCTGAAATGAGTACATCAGCACCCTCGATGACCTCTCCCATCCCACCTGTATGCCTCTCGGGATTGGTCTTCTGGGCCAGATCGTACTTGAAGGTATCATGGTCCTTGCCTGCAACGATGTCTTCACGATCTGCGTAGATTGCGCCCTTTCTGTCAACCATGACGATGTTCTTTGGATCGACACCTGCTGCAATGAGAAGGTATGCGGTTCGTGTGTTTGCTGCACCGACACCCAGCATTGCAACCTTGATGTTCTCGATATCTTTCTTGACGACATTCAGTCCACCTAAAACACCAGCAAGGACGACTGTTGCCGTTCCTTGGGCGTCATCGTGCCAGACTGGAATCTTGACTTCAGGATCCTTTCGGAGTTCTTCGAGGACTCGATAACATTTGGGTTTTGAGATGTCTTCGAGGTTGATGCCTCCAAATGTGGGTTGGATAAGCTTGACAGTCTCAATGATCTTGTCTGGATCTTTTGTGTCAAGACAAATGGGCCATGCATCCACTCCTCCAAGGTACTTGAATAATATTGCCTTGCCCTCCATGACCGGACCTGCACCATATGGCCCGATGTCTCCAAGCCCCAGCACTCGTGTGCCATCGCTCACGACAGCTACCATATTGCCCTTATTCGTCATCTCGTATGCTTGTTTCTCATCATCTTTAATCGCAAGACACGCCTTGGCAACACCGGGTGTGTACCAGATCGCAAAATCAGAGAAACTTCGCACTGGAACCTTACCGATGCTCTGGATCTTACCCTTGTAGAATGGGTGCAGAACCATAGCATCTTTTCCTGGCTTTTCAGCCTTTTTTTTCAATTCTTCAGCAGTTAATTTTTCTTCGGGCATAGTCAATGCCTCTCTACAGTACTAGGACAGAGCACTCCACCTCTGTCTTGCATTGTTATCCCCGTCCATAGCACGATTAAAATCTATGCCTGCCACTAATTAAAAGCGAGTTGAATAAAATGACTACACTCTCCGTTCACGATTTTTTTAAAATGACAAAGTACGTTCGGGGTTCCCTCCCACATCATACGCTTGATTGGTCAAGTCGTCCTGAGACCTACAAGGTATATCCATCAGCTGAGCGTGTTACTCTCCCGTCCCCGGTCACGAATGATGGTGACGGGATTTGGAGTACGATTCAACGTCGTCGAAGTGTAAGAGCTTTTACTGAAGACGCTCTCTCACTCAATGAACTCTCGCAACTTCTTTGGGCAACACAAGGCATCACTGCTGAACTACATGATTATCAATTGCGATCAGCCCCCTCGGCTGGAGCCCTCTATCCTATCGAAACCTACCTTGTTGTAAACCGTGTGAATGGGATGCCTTCTGGTCTCTACCATTATGCAGTTCGGACACACGAGTTGGAGACCTTAAATCTCGGCGACTTCGCATCTGAGGCAAGTTCTGGATGTCTTGATCAGCAAATGGCCCAGAAGGCGCCAGTGGTCTTTCTATGGAGTGCAGTCTTTAATCGATCCGCTTGGAAATATCTTGCTCGTGCATTTCGCTATGTTCTTCTTGGTGCCGCTCATATTGCCCACGCACTAGCACTTGCGTCAGTTGCACTTGGACTCGGTTCCTGTCAGATCGGTGCATTTTATGATGATGAGATGAACGCATTGCTTGATCTTGATGGTGTTGAGGAGAGTGTGATATACGTCAGCGTCGTTGGTCGTCCTCGTAGGATGAGATGACCTACACCTCTATTTTGGTAAGCCTTAAAGCATGACGCATTTACATTTGCAAAAGGATGGGCCTCTAATATGAGCGAAGCACGAGTGGAACCTCATACTCTTACACCATTGATAATTGCGCTTGTCATGGGCATGGCTCTGACAGTACTGGGTGGATATTATATTACTCTGACCTATCCACCGACTGGCTTTTCCGACCTGATGCACGATCTCTTATTTTATCTCTTTATTCCAACTCTTGCGAGTCTGGTCGGCTATCTATTAGGTTGGGGTATGAAAAAGCGTGCGGTCACCTATGTTGCCCCTGACTGGAAGTTTGAGTCCGTTGAATTATCAATTGACGAGTGTGAGCATCTCTATCATCACTACCCGAAGAGATATCCGAGTCTTATTGCCGTTAGCAATATTTTATATTATACGATCCCTCCATTTCTCATCATATTCTCGCTTGCGTTTCCTCTATATCTTACTGAATATGGATCGTCATATCTCTGGATTCTTCCACATGTATTTGCTCCAGCCCTTGGACTGATCTTTTTGGTTTCATTAATCGGTTCGTATCGTGCAACGTCAAATGTTGCCTCTGCTGATTTTACAGTCCCGCTTTTTAGAGAGATACTCTGGCTAGCACGCGAGCAGGGTAAGGTGCCAGGTGTCGAGCGTGTGTCAATATATGTTGACCGAGCAATGTTTGACCAATACGAGATATTCACTCAGCCGCGTGTCATCATTCGAGTTGAGGGTCTCGGTGAGTCGGCGATGATCAAGTCTCTCACCACCGATAATGGCTCGATCACACGGGTCCTCATGTGGGTGCAGCCCCCTGATGGGTCTAATGAGATTCTCTGGTCGTGGGAGGCGCGTGACCGAGAATTTTGGAAGCAGAGCGAACCTGGAGGTTTTGGATATTATGTTCGACGGCCGATTCCTTCACTGTTCAAAGAGATCGGTGTCAAGGATGTCAAGCTCGTCACAGAGAATGCAATAGCCATCACTATTATTGAATGGTTGAAACTGACAGGCGACAATCCGGAACTGAGAAAGGTCCTTGGATCATTGGGCGTGCCGCCAGAAGAGATCGATTCGCGGCTCTGAACGGACCACCTAAGACAAGGTGATGCTATCTCATGGAAGAGGAACCTATTGTCTTTCGTTCTCCATTGAAGTTCAATGTCTATCTTGTGGTAGTCACAATCGTCTGTGCTGTGGTCTTTGTTGATGCAGCACGGTTCACACTGGTCACAATCAGTACGGATCCTTTTGCATGGCTCCTTTTGTCCTCGTTCTCTTTTCTGGTCATGGTGTTTGTTGATTTCCCCGCAGTCTGGAAAATGCGCAAGCTCCTCTCGTATTCAGAGCCTCTCTGGGACATGCGGACTCGTGAATTGGCTCCAAGCGAGTATGCTCACATCGTACGTGAATATAGACGGCAATACGTGCATATAGTCACTCATGTAAATATATTCTATCTTTTTTCACTGGTGATCTTGGGCATGATGACTGTGATGTTACCCATATTGCTTCTGGCCCTGTCGCCTCTATTCATGCAATATGCGCCGTATCTCTACGGAATTCTTCTGATACTATTCGCTCTTACAATGTCTCGCTTTCTCTATGGGATCATTCCCACTGCTGCGTCTGAGAGCTTTTCGATCAAACCCCTCGGTTCTATCAAGAGAGGCCTTGATCTTCTGTCACGATGCGCGGGGATTTCTTGGTGGGGAGTTCGAGTCAAGATTGGTGAGAGCCAAGGCCTCTATGTCCTCAAGGATGCAATACCTGTTGGCCGCGTTAGTGGTCTTGAGAGCGATGCTGCTATCCTTGTTCATATGGAGAAAAGACAGCCTGTTTCGATCGAGGCGGAACGAGATTGGCAAGACGAGCATCTCGTAGTCCCAATTACTACAGATCCTGATGACGCATTGTATCAGCTCGTACTTCAGTTACTTCAATCATTTGTGCAGACGACGGGTGATTTTGATACAGTGGCCGAGGTGCTATATGATCTTGGAGTCAAATCAGGCGATGAGCTTATCTCAGGAAAAATTCCTCACAAAAATAGTTAGTAGGTGAATACATTGAGCAATGACACACTTGTTAATACAGCAAAGCAGCGTCTTATGGTCACAGCCTATTTTTTGTTCATGGTTGGCAACATTATGTTTCTTATGCTGACGCTGTTTAATTATATTTATGTGCCATTTTTGATGGTGCTCCTACTTGTGTATTGTGCCGTCACATTTGGATCGTTTCTTTTTGGTGTTGCCGCAAAACGTGGTATTGATGTCAAAAAGTTGAGTCCGATTACAAAAAAGGTCACAGTTTCATCCGACAAATATGATGAGATGGTTGTGAAGCACAACGACGCATACGGTCATCTCTATTCAAAAACTGGGTCGGGTTGTCAGTGCATTTTACTCTTTTTCATACCTTTTTTCATATTATTTGCCAATTTTTATTTTATCGAGTTTCCAATTTTTGGTGAGCAATTTGACCTCTTCTACGCTAATACTATTCTACTGATTATTATATCCGTGGCAACTTACACAACTGGTTTTGATGCAGTCCAAGCGGATCCAAACATTGAGATTAAAAAGGCTCCTCAGGGAGAGATATTCGAGTATGCAGATGCTCTTTCATCAGTTGATGGGATCCGTCCAGAGGTTGAGGTCACCATAAATGAGAGTCATGGAAATCTTGTAATTATGGATGCGGAGCCAAAATTGAATCTTGAAGGGTTTCCAGATGAAGTACAACTGAAGCTGCAGGCTTCCGATTCTGGTTTTCTCTATCCGTACATTGTTGCAACCTATTACAAAGGCCCTCATGTGGACGAGCATAAAGAACGGGTGAAAATTGGAGCAAGATACCCTGTTCTTCTTGAATACCAGATGGATGGTGAGGTCACGGTCTTAATCGGACGCTTTGATATCCCAAAGAGATCATCTAGTGTTCCTAACATCTCAATAGATGATTTCAGGTTACTTGCAAATGAGATCATCGACCGGTTGAGAGGAATGGTTTCATCATAGGCAACCTTAATTAAACGGTTGAATGACTCTACTGCTGACAGAAACTATGGACTGAGGAACAATGTCGAATTGGACAAACAAATGGGTCTTGATGTTACTTGCAGGTCTTATTATCCAGGTCATTGTGTATCCTACTGTATGGATTCTACAGCTCTTTAATCATGCATATTTCCCCGAAGTGTTTCTGATCAGTATATTCTCCATTGTTGTTCAGATTATTGGCTTCGGAATTATTATGATGAAGACGAAGGACATGGATCCTGCAATTTATGGGCAGGGCCGACCTTTTCAACACAAGCTTCGTGAAGAAGATGAAACGGTGGCTACTCGTAAGCCTACATACGCTGAAACCCAAAAGACCGAATAATCGCGGTCATGAAAATTAAGGAGAACGGGGGCCTGAGCCCCCATTTTATCTCTCTACTTTTATCTACTTACTACCTACTCTTGCTAAAAGCTCCACATCTTAGGCGGGACATGTGGCGGAATGAATCCGGGGTACCACATATTCATCAGTGGTAACATGGGTGCAAGTAGCAGTGTCACAACCAAGAGAATGGCAAAGGTCAGTGTATGCACGGCAGTCACATAGGTGTAGTAGGGCCGAATGTACGTGTAGAACGCAAAGGCAGGAATAGATAGCGCTACCATCGCCATGATCTCAACTGGGTCAAAGAAGAACGGCATCGACACTGGCCAGAGGAAATAGAACAGTGCCGTGATCTTCTCATTTGCAGTCTCGTGATGAGCGATCTTATGGATTCCATCGACTCCCTCTGAGAGGAAGAATACAGGAATTAGCAGCCACCACTGGAGACCGACGAAGAACATTGGACCCGCATAGAACAACAGATCTCCAAGACTCTCGATTCTCTCCCAGAATGCATTACGTGAGATGTATTCCGTGGCCTCGGTCATGAAATATCCAATCATCTGGAACGTGACGAGTACCGGGAGCAGAAAGAATGAAACAATGATCATCAGGACTGCGCCTCGTGGGAGTTCTGGTATTTTTCCCTCGTGATAATTATCGAGAGGGTAGATTCCATGAAGCGTGAATGCAACCACAAGAAGGAGAAGACCGCTTGGAATGAAATAGAGCGGTTGACAGAGTAAACCCAACGGCCCGAGAAATGTAAACACATTTCCCTCTGGCCCTAATTTGATTGAATCAGGCTGCATATACCAAACGCCAAATACAACAAGCAATTCTGGGATGAGCATCTTCATGCGATAATCTTGAATGAATCGCATAATCTTTCCAGGTTCTTTTGAGTCTGCCATGACTTCACACCTATCAGTAAGTTATAGCCGTCGTTGATTTCGTCATTTAAGTAGTTTGCCTGACCATTGTATGGAAGATGTTGGCGAATTCTCCGCTCTTCTCGTGAATCTCTCTTGTGAGATTTGGTGAGGCTCGTGACAGACCGCACTGCGTTGACACCATTACGTTCTCTGCAAGTAGATCAATACTGACCGTATTCTTTACGAGTTGGTCTAAGGTCGAGCGAAGATTGTTCTGGAATGTTTCAATGACTGGTGCTGTGTACACATCATCAGTATTAGGTAGCACTCCTAGAACGAGAGCGCCACCGCGTTCAATGAATTTGTTGATCTTTTCTCCTTGATCAGGGTCGATCTCTGGAGGGTATGATACAACATCAATATGTGCAAGTTTTGGGAGCGTGTCCCAGAGAAGATGTTTTCCCTTCTCTTCAAGTACTCGCCAGTCCTCACAATAATGATAGGACGGGATCACATCCTTGGGATAGACTGACTCGGTCTCACGAACGATCTGCTCTACTGATATCTCGCCAGCCTCTCCGCGTCGTACCATATCAATGACGAAACCAAATGCAGGGTCGTCTTGGCAGAGGATGATCTTCTCACAATGAGGCCTGAGGATCTCAACTTGCCCTTTTGCAAATCTCTTCATCAGTACTGAAAAGAATCGGATCATCGATTGTGAAACCAACTGTCGTCCGTCAGAACCACGCACGGTAAATGCCATGGTGGAGGGAGCGGTCTGTTGGGTCTTGAAGACTCTAAATGGCCCCTCTCTCATCAACAGATAGAGACCATGCGCATGTTCCTCGTCAATGAGTATAGGACTATCATCATCGACGATCTCCCTGTATCCATACATGTCCACATCGACGACAAATTGTTCATCGTCTTCAAATCCCTCGATCTCATACGCGAACTGGCGGACCATGTCCTCTTCGTGTATGGCTGGGACCTGATACCAGTATGGCACGACCAAGTTCTTGACATACTCCAAGGCAGCCTCTGGAGTCTGTTCTCCCACACTGCCCACGCCAAAAAAATGGCCTACAAGTTCTTGATCAAGCAGTCTTTGCAATTCGTTTTCTCCTCTTTTTCTCTGCTTTTCTGCGTATCACTCGTGTGCATGATTGTAGAGCCGGACACCCCACACAAGACTCTGGAATGTCTGTTGGAGTCTGTTCATAGAGAAGGAACTGTTCAGCCACAGTTGTTCCCGCAGAGACCTCCTCTTCAGCCTTTTGCTTGTCCGGAACTGTGATGTGGCATTTGTGTTTGCGGAGTATCTCTGAGATCTCCTCGTCTTCCCCAGTGATGATGACCGCCATTGGGCCGACACGACGAACAACAATCTTTGAAAAATCCGGTAGCATTAGAAGATAATCGAGTTCTTGTTCGGACTCGGTTTCTAACAATGTGATCGTTGAGAGTGTGATGAAGGTTGTTTGCCCCATCCAGTCACGTATTGATCTGATGACGTTATTGGGGACTGGTTTGCTACTCTCAGTCTGCAGGAACTCGATGACATCCTTCTCCCGCATTCCTAGTTCGATGGCCTGAAAGACCGACTTGTCAGTGATCCTGAATGTACTGACAACATCCGTCTTGACCGCCTCT encodes:
- a CDS encoding FAD-binding oxidoreductase gives rise to the protein MKIRDVVIGANASIFYRLDFKKIKGVHYPKTDGDVDEALAQAREQRLNVTVKGGGSGLSGACTGGNTERIIVSTLLMNKILTINEQEGYVDVQPGASPDDINEILEPRGYKFYVAPSSRDIATVGGILNTDGGGNDTWVNGTMRDNTIRVRMTLYDGRKIEVDHQGVRSNDAALENELNRLGFTLNDIASSHGTLGFITELRVAIRPLTELDVVGAVAHFDDATALGQALTKMIKDKSPIKYGEALVEAHPDIREDLQLPLLILQFPEDYSDDLREITDFTLLPPDEVERMKNIRIKLPKRNPQEGVQLALFEGYGIHDQSLLKMQESINRINELLVRHNYQPFAKYGHAPSKWYVGNNEPAYGMIMHSREIKPEGKSGHEVLQAILDIVDLCDEIGMTPKPEHKWPYGDRVKRARLEKLREVMGRGFNDFIFCEDCGDMLGAMV
- a CDS encoding (Fe-S)-binding protein; its protein translation is MSFDKCVRCGSCIKYCPLFTAREDEKFTPRAKTYLLQVWDLIEDDEELAKEFRRLLFQCTMCGRCEEVCSSDVDLLHIYHEQRAKALKTAPQEFDYLQTLRKSLAASKNIYGLDQEDRAVFWMDELIDEIPDIEDRVYQPGKTAEVMVFLGCLMSFRGSQMDVVKALFRNLERIGTDYLVMGAEEFCCGHPLYLMGDDEGAEVLRSHNREVMQDAQVKTVITGCPGCLIQLREHHNLEGIEALHNTQYFDRMLKNPPKLGGGEEFAYHDPCELHRISKVKTEPRSVMKKVGVNFREMDLSCCGGGGLVRMTDPDLSDKIIEVRRSKERLDGTPVVTCCPSCREQFLSAGIETRDIVEMIDQAYQEEAE
- a CDS encoding M28 family peptidase is translated as MNRRKAASVFLIVAIISTATLVIFHDVILPPAPPKGPTEETTEIVYDPFNDLSWWDIASELGDIGDIMTPLLKFATIGNRFDETAGYYSAAQYVMGYFNGLGIDASYWGNHDSVVAHQQGYGTDKRAIVFGAHLDSGETGIGIEQNAGGVAVVMAIGTILSHYRLPIDVYYCFFAGNMVFLDEQKVVRAMWGSKEISAQLAADDVDVIAFYNFDELLLRDPLQPESSRLLAEHNIESTYGYHKTTYLGDLLNSFMKQAGLNIMSVVESSTTQTDHTSFWAKGFPAINVKSGHQPNPDFPVPDTPHSNGYNMTQALYLAKAAASVAVFLGMQGNGQPTQELIKTTLQPGNSTVHYAVMTSVQKPVIHGTVSNTTVLKMATVSGSSLLKTNLNPGNVSITSDTDAPLGIIRVTLTNPGSTNVTLSLYLEYVQDTDGDSTPDSEQYSWPPPDPPLDWDGDGLSDVDELSNHTDRFSKDTDRDSISDYIEIINGMDPLRDDTAEDLDGDGLNNLQEINIGTSPISNDTDSDSLPDGWEVKFKTNPLVNDALDDPDNDTLTNLAEYQHGSDPLSIDGDHDGLTDVEEVTRGMNPLNPDTDGDQLNDFLEVRNHIDPLNPDFDHDFIPDGVDPNPKVNQILIILLLSIVPIFVGSVVMWRKIR
- a CDS encoding NADP-dependent malic enzyme encodes the protein MPEEKLTAEELKKKAEKPGKDAMVLHPFYKGKIQSIGKVPVRSFSDFAIWYTPGVAKACLAIKDDEKQAYEMTNKGNMVAVVSDGTRVLGLGDIGPYGAGPVMEGKAILFKYLGGVDAWPICLDTKDPDKIIETVKLIQPTFGGINLEDISKPKCYRVLEELRKDPEVKIPVWHDDAQGTATVVLAGVLGGLNVVKKDIENIKVAMLGVGAANTRTAYLLIAAGVDPKNIVMVDRKGAIYADREDIVAGKDHDTFKYDLAQKTNPERHTGGMGEVIEGADVLISASTPVPGTIKKEWISKMAQDAIVYACANPLPEIWPWDAIDAGARIVGTGRSDFDNQINNSLGFPGIFRGTLDVQASTITDEMCIAAAQALANLGAKSASDKKVIPTMDQWELYPAEATAVGMKAIEQGIAKREWEEKDLYKHAEDVIRVARAASEMLYEKGYIPKAPI
- a CDS encoding SagB family peptide dehydrogenase, whose translation is MTKYVRGSLPHHTLDWSSRPETYKVYPSAERVTLPSPVTNDGDGIWSTIQRRRSVRAFTEDALSLNELSQLLWATQGITAELHDYQLRSAPSAGALYPIETYLVVNRVNGMPSGLYHYAVRTHELETLNLGDFASEASSGCLDQQMAQKAPVVFLWSAVFNRSAWKYLARAFRYVLLGAAHIAHALALASVALGLGSCQIGAFYDDEMNALLDLDGVEESVIYVSVVGRPRRMR